In the genome of Calothrix sp. PCC 6303, the window AAAAGTAAAGAAGAATTAGCAGTTGCCAATAAAAAACTCAGAGAGTATGCTCTGAAAATAGAAAATCAAGCCACTTTAGAAGAGAGGAATCGCATCGCTAGAGAAATTCATGACTCATTAGGACATTCCTTAACTGCTTTGAACTTGCAATTAGAAACAGGTTTAAAACTTTGGCAATCTAATCCAAATAAAGCTAAAGAATTCTTAACCCGTGCCAAAGGACTTGGTTCTACAGCACTTCAAGAAGTCAGAGATTCGGTTTCAGCTATCCGTTCTTATAAAGATTCCTATGGAGTATCGCATAATATTCAACCTTGGCAAGAAGAATCATTTGAAAAAGCGATAATTGCACTTTTAAATGATGTGAAACATTCTACAGATGTAGCTCCACTATATACAATCAGTTTAGAAGAACCTTTGACAAATGATATTAATATTCCCATCTATCGGATTATTCAAGAATCTTTAACTAATATTTGTAAATATGCAAAAGCCAGTGAAATTAGATTAGAATTATTTACCTCACGGAGAAAATTGCATTTACAAATACAAGATAATGGTGTTGGCTTTAATCCTGGACAAAATACTACAGGGTTTGGGTTGCAGAGTATGTGCGATCGCGCGATGGCTTTAGGTGGTAATTTGGAGATAGAAACATCTCCCGGTCAAGGTTGTATGATTACAGTGATAATTCCTTTGGGGAAGTATGATTAAAGTTTTAATAGTTGATGATCAACATTTAATCCGTCAAGGTTTACGGACATTATTAGAACTAGAACCAGATTTAGAAGTAGTTGGGGAAGCTGAAAATGGCAAAGAAGCAATTAAGTTGGTGGCAGAACTAACTCCTGAAGTGGTATTAATGGATATTAGAATGCCAATTATGGACGGTGTTGCCGCAGCGCTAGAAATTCAAAGCCAATATCATCAAGTTAAAGTCTTATTTTTAACTACATTTGATGACGAGAACTATGTAACCTCAGCTTTAAAAAATGGGGCAATGGGTTATTTGCTCAAAGATACACCATCAGAGGAGCTAGCCGTAGCTATTCGCGCTGTTCACAAGGGGTATACTCAGTTAGGACCTGGGATTATCAAAAAGATTTTGACGCAATTTCCCCCTACAAATCCTGTATCCACACAAACACCACCAACTGTGTTGGCTGAACTTACACCACGGGAAACTGAAGTTTTACATCTGATTGCTAACGGTGCGAATAACAGGGAAATAGCGCAGCAACTGTATATTTCTGAAGGAACAGTTAAAAATCACGTTACGAATATATTAAACCGTTTGAACTTACGCGATCGCACTCAAGCTGCAATCTTTGCAAAAGAGTGGGGAATTGGCAATAATCAGTAAAATTTATTACCCCTTTTTAAATAAGCTTAAACATTCCTCCCGTAAAACTCCCCTTGTTACACGGATATTTCTAAAACTTTTGGCAATCACCTCTTCGCAGGATATATCAATCTGCGATTGATTCACCTCAACAAGATCTATAATCGAAGCACCGTAAATAATTTCGGATATTCCTGCCCATATACAAGCTGTTGCACACATCGGGCATGGCTCACCAGTGGTATAGATAGTATATCCCTCTAAAGATGGATTTTTTAACTTAGCAGTCAATTTACGGATAACATTAATTTCAGCATGTGCCGAAGGATCGTGATCTTGTTTAACTGTATTATGTGCTATGGCAAACACTTCTCCATCTTTAACCAAGACTGCACCGTATGGAGCATCTCCTTTTTTTGCTGCTTCTAAGGCAACACGCATAAAATTATGGTCATCCATTATCAATTTTTAATCCATTAATAATAAATATACTTGCACTTTTACTATTTTGTTTACAGATTAACTGTATATGACACAAAATTAATTTTAAGTTATAACATGAGCAATATCAATTCTAGCTTTATTCCTATCATTATTACTAACTAATCAGCAAAGTAGATATGTTACTCAGTCGAGAACGAACAGATTTTTACTTAAAGGACTTAGAAACACCAGCAGGTAAAGTTGTAAGCTTAACTATCGCTGGATTAGTTTTGCTGTCGTCAGGAATTTTTGTATTAGAAACGTACAATATTCCTGAAACACTTCATCTCTACTTACAGCTATTAGATAAATTCATCGTTGTAATTTTTACAATCGAATATGGGTTGCGTTTATGGAGTGCAGAAAATAAAGTCAAATATTTGTTTAGCTTCTACTCAATTATTGACTTAATGGCGATTTTGCCATTTTTATTCGGCATAGCAGATATTAGTTTTATTCGTTTACTGCGATGGTTTAGAATTTTAAGATTGCTACGATTTATTGATCGTAAATATCTACTTGGTGTTAGCACTGAAGATGGAAGTATTTTCGCCAGAATTTTATTTACGCTCTTTGCAATTATATTTGTTTACTCTGGTTTAATTTATCAAGTGGAGCATCCTGTTAATCCAGATGTGTTTGCCACATTTTTAGATGCATTTTACTTCTCCATCGTCACAATGACAACTGTGGGTTTCGGAGATGTAACTCCTATTTCCGAATTCGGACGGTTTTTAACAGTATTAATGATATTAACTGGAATTGCCTTAATTCCTTGGCAAGTTGGAGATTTAATTAGACGATTGGTAAAAACAGCTAATCAAGTTGAAACAATTTGCTTAGGTTGTGGTTTGGTATTTCATGATATTGATGCCCAATTTTGCAAAAGATGCGGCAGAAAACTCAAACCAGAACAAGGACTTTGATTGAAGAGGCAGGGGGAAAAGGAACAAGAAGCGGGGGGACTGAGCTATTTCGCCTTGCGTAGAGCAGAGTGTAACATGCCTTTGCAGTGCAAGCTCCCGTTCCAGTTTTCCCCCTTGCTCCCTGCCCCCTGCCCCTTTTCCTCGCCTATTGGTTTACGTCCTCTGCCGCTGTTTCACCCGTTCAGCGCTACCCGTGGGAATGGAAGCAATGAGTTTTTGGGTATATTCTTGCTGGGGACGTAAATAAATATCTTCTGCTGTTCCCTGTTCGACGATTTTTCCCCGGTTCATAACGAGTATGCGATCGCTCATGAACTTAACGACGCTTAAATCATGGGAAATAAAGATATATGTTAAACCAAATTCGCTCTGTAATTCTTTTAACAGGTTCAAAACTTGGGCTTGAACTGACACATCCAAGGCAGAAACCGATTCATCACAAATAATAAATTTGGGATTTAATGCCAAAGCACGGGCAATACATACCCGTTGTCGCTGTCCTCCCGAAAATTGATGGGGATACCTACCCATCGCATCTGCACTCAATCCCACCCTCTCTAAGAGATATGCAGCCCGTTCTCGACGCTCTTTTAAGGTTTTACCTATGGAGTGAATTAACAAGGGTTCCATGACAGCATCCCCTACTTTCATGCGGGGATCTAAAGCACTAAAAGGATTTTGAAAGACGATTTGCATTTGTCGTCGCAATGTCTGTAATTCTTTACCTTTTAAATCGGTAATATCTCTACCTTCAAACAGAATCTCCCCACTCATGGGTTCAATTAACCTGAGTAAGGTTCTGCCCAAGGTGGTTTTACCGCACCCAGATTCACCCACCAATCCTAATGTTTCCCCTAATTTCACTTCAAAGTTGACATTATCCACCGCCATGTGGTGCCGCTTGGTGGCACCAAATACCCCTTTCACAGGAAAACCCACCTTTAAATTCCGCACTTGGAGTAAAGGCTGTTGCTTTTCTAAATTTGATAATCGGTGAATTATATCTTCCCGACTAATTTCTATAGGTGTATTAGGGGTTTTGGCTTGAATTAGAATTTCTCCCGTTTCTGTTTCCCTCGTACTCATATAATCGGAAACGGTGAGTAATTTTTGGGGTCTACTATTTAGTGATGGACGGCAAGCTACTAAACCTTTAGTATAAGGATGCTCAGGAGCAGAGAAAATTTGTCCAGAGTCGCCAGATTCAACAATTTTTCCTTTATACATTACCGCTACTTGGTCGGCAATCTCGGAAATTAAGCCCAAGTCATGGGTAATAAAAATTAACGCCATTTGCCGACGCACTTGTAATTCTCGCAGCAACTCAATAATTGTTGCTTGCACTGTCACATCCAAAGCAGTAGTGGGTTCATCGGCAATCAACAGCAAAGGGTTACAAGAAATTGCCATAGCAATCATTACCCGTTGCAACTGCCCCCCTGAAAGTTGATGGGGATAGCGTTCGAGGATATTATTTTTATGCTGGTTGACTAATTCTGTTAAATCGTGGGGTGTTACAGATGTACCTGTTTGCTTTGCCGTTTCTAAATACTGTTCCCGCAATACCTCATCACTAGGTAAAAGCTTAACTTCTTGCAGTCCTGCGATCGCTTTTTGCTTTGCTTCGGCTTTGGAGATGTTTTGATGTCTTAAAATAGCTTCGGTAAGTTGGAACCCAATGGTAAATACAGGATTTAGGGAAGTCATGGGTTCTTGAAAAATCATCGCTATATCTCCACCTCGATATAACTGCATTTCTTGAGGTGATGATTGTACCAAATCTATCGGTTTAGCATTGGGTTGAGGACTAAATAAAATTTCCCCACCACTGATTTTTCCTGGACTTTGCACCAAACCCATGACAGCTAAGGATGTGACTGATTTACCACTTCCTGATTCCCCCACAATCCCGATGGTTTCACCTCGACGCAGTTGAAATGAGATGCCATCTACAGCTTTGGTACTTTTGCCGTCCCCTGAAAACTCAACTTGTAAATTACGAACATCTAGGATTATGTCTGTCATGGAGTTCGATATAAATTTTTACGTTGACAATTAACTGAATTTTAACAATACCCTAAATAATGTATAAAAAAGACCCGATTGTCAAAGAGAGCCTGCCGTGGAACGACATGACTTCCTTTGACTTCCTCAAAATCGGGTGACGAAAAGTTAATTTTGCTTGAGATTTTCAAGTACTTGTGCGTTTCAACCGCTTCATTGCCATTTCTAAGCTATATTGCATCCGTTTAAATGCTTTCGCTAGGTTGCCAATTTCATCATTAGTTAGCTGTTCAAATTCAACTTCCATATGTCCTGTACTGACTTCCTCAGCAACACGGGTGATTTTTTTGAGGGGGACAATTACTTGGTAATTTAAAAAGACATTCACCAAGAAAATTACTAAAACAAAAATCGCCGAAACAATCCCCAAAATTACTAAAGAAGACTGATTTGCCTTATTTATCACCTGACTAGCGGGAACTGAGATGATTTGAGCGCCAACTATTTCATTTAACTGCCAATTAAATCCATTCGCCGTACCATATCTGTCAAGCATACTCTTTGGTGCTGCCTCCGGTGTGCTGTGACATTCCAAACAGCTAGCTTCGGTAACAGCAAGGGGACGAGCAACGTAAAATATATCACCTCCAGAAGTTGAGCGGAAGCCGCTATCTTCCTTCAATGTCTTATCTTTTCTAAATTTTTCTACAATAGTTGTTTCAAAGGGATCTGCTTTATCACGTAAATTCGTGGGATTAAGGGTTGCTTCCTTATAAAAAGATTCCTTATATTCAGGTTTTTTATTTCGCAAGATTTCAAAAACTTCCCTTGCAGAATAACCAGGAACACTTTGTGGCAAAAATTTAGTATCTAACTGAGCAATTAGTTCTGGATTTACTTGAGTACTGGTATATTTGCGAACTGAAGTCATGGTATCCATAAGCATGATTCCAGTTGCAGCAATATCATTTTTGGCATTATGCCTTAATAGGGAAGATAAGGCAAATCCGCTCAATCCCAATCCAAATACTAAAATGACTAGCAACAAAATTGTAAATTTTTGTCTCAAACGCAGATTTTTTAACATATATCTTTACCCAGTTGCATCTGAAACAATCCAATCGTATCTGATTTTCGACAGGATCTTAGTTAGCTACAAAACCGAATAACTTATTTACGGAATTGTTTTCATTATATTTGCAGAAAAAGCAGTAAAACGTAACTCTTCTTAATTATTCACTTAGTTAACTTGGTGTATGGATAAATATGACATTGCGTAACTAAATTATCTGTCAACAAAGTGCCACAATAAATTTAGGGGTTTGGCGTAAAGGGAATCGTGGGATATCTTGAGCTTTCATGCTGGTATTTCAAAAGAATTAATTCCGTCTGGTTAGTGAATATAGCTTGCTGATTGCAAAGCGAGTATTCTGACTTAATTTCCAATTTATCATCTATATATTTGAAAATAAATATATTGCTACTTACCAATATTTACTGATATTGCAGGTGAGTTCATAATGGTATGGAATCCTGGAAAGCCTTTGTTTGGAGGTCGCTACATAATTGAAGCCAAGCTAGGGGAAGGAGGGGTAGGTATAACTTATTTGGCAAGAAATACCTTGAATCAGCCAAGGGTAATTAAAACCCTTAGGCAAGAAGTCCTCAACAACCGAGTTTGGAAATCGCGTCAAGAGAAATTACGGCA includes:
- a CDS encoding nucleoside deaminase, with product MDDHNFMRVALEAAKKGDAPYGAVLVKDGEVFAIAHNTVKQDHDPSAHAEINVIRKLTAKLKNPSLEGYTIYTTGEPCPMCATACIWAGISEIIYGASIIDLVEVNQSQIDISCEEVIAKSFRNIRVTRGVLREECLSLFKKG
- a CDS encoding c-type heme family protein: MLKNLRLRQKFTILLLVILVFGLGLSGFALSSLLRHNAKNDIAATGIMLMDTMTSVRKYTSTQVNPELIAQLDTKFLPQSVPGYSAREVFEILRNKKPEYKESFYKEATLNPTNLRDKADPFETTIVEKFRKDKTLKEDSGFRSTSGGDIFYVARPLAVTEASCLECHSTPEAAPKSMLDRYGTANGFNWQLNEIVGAQIISVPASQVINKANQSSLVILGIVSAIFVLVIFLVNVFLNYQVIVPLKKITRVAEEVSTGHMEVEFEQLTNDEIGNLAKAFKRMQYSLEMAMKRLKRTST
- a CDS encoding ion transporter, whose translation is MLLSRERTDFYLKDLETPAGKVVSLTIAGLVLLSSGIFVLETYNIPETLHLYLQLLDKFIVVIFTIEYGLRLWSAENKVKYLFSFYSIIDLMAILPFLFGIADISFIRLLRWFRILRLLRFIDRKYLLGVSTEDGSIFARILFTLFAIIFVYSGLIYQVEHPVNPDVFATFLDAFYFSIVTMTTVGFGDVTPISEFGRFLTVLMILTGIALIPWQVGDLIRRLVKTANQVETICLGCGLVFHDIDAQFCKRCGRKLKPEQGL
- a CDS encoding response regulator transcription factor; amino-acid sequence: MIKVLIVDDQHLIRQGLRTLLELEPDLEVVGEAENGKEAIKLVAELTPEVVLMDIRMPIMDGVAAALEIQSQYHQVKVLFLTTFDDENYVTSALKNGAMGYLLKDTPSEELAVAIRAVHKGYTQLGPGIIKKILTQFPPTNPVSTQTPPTVLAELTPRETEVLHLIANGANNREIAQQLYISEGTVKNHVTNILNRLNLRDRTQAAIFAKEWGIGNNQ
- a CDS encoding sensor histidine kinase, with the protein product MNRHITFSNHPFRFLIYLEWILLAITALTSLLPSRHQDESHPELTIFLFIIFAIMGLKLPMANEIQKIFYTAAQIILIIIINYYWVKAFGLFPVIFLILVIRSCLIFELSGRLVVTSLSFGLFIYTLTNRMNNSPARLAPLAPIYREKFRFFGFNIAILFCITLVFILLLMNTVLSERKSKEELAVANKKLREYALKIENQATLEERNRIAREIHDSLGHSLTALNLQLETGLKLWQSNPNKAKEFLTRAKGLGSTALQEVRDSVSAIRSYKDSYGVSHNIQPWQEESFEKAIIALLNDVKHSTDVAPLYTISLEEPLTNDINIPIYRIIQESLTNICKYAKASEIRLELFTSRRKLHLQIQDNGVGFNPGQNTTGFGLQSMCDRAMALGGNLEIETSPGQGCMITVIIPLGKYD
- a CDS encoding ABC transporter ATP-binding protein — translated: MTDIILDVRNLQVEFSGDGKSTKAVDGISFQLRRGETIGIVGESGSGKSVTSLAVMGLVQSPGKISGGEILFSPQPNAKPIDLVQSSPQEMQLYRGGDIAMIFQEPMTSLNPVFTIGFQLTEAILRHQNISKAEAKQKAIAGLQEVKLLPSDEVLREQYLETAKQTGTSVTPHDLTELVNQHKNNILERYPHQLSGGQLQRVMIAMAISCNPLLLIADEPTTALDVTVQATIIELLRELQVRRQMALIFITHDLGLISEIADQVAVMYKGKIVESGDSGQIFSAPEHPYTKGLVACRPSLNSRPQKLLTVSDYMSTRETETGEILIQAKTPNTPIEISREDIIHRLSNLEKQQPLLQVRNLKVGFPVKGVFGATKRHHMAVDNVNFEVKLGETLGLVGESGCGKTTLGRTLLRLIEPMSGEILFEGRDITDLKGKELQTLRRQMQIVFQNPFSALDPRMKVGDAVMEPLLIHSIGKTLKERRERAAYLLERVGLSADAMGRYPHQFSGGQRQRVCIARALALNPKFIICDESVSALDVSVQAQVLNLLKELQSEFGLTYIFISHDLSVVKFMSDRILVMNRGKIVEQGTAEDIYLRPQQEYTQKLIASIPTGSAERVKQRQRT